Genomic segment of Bacteroidota bacterium:
CTTCTTCCACATTCGAAATTTCGAGTCCAAAATCTTCGGCAGTAGATAAACTGATGGTTTTAATTATACGATATCCCTTACTATAAATAAATCGAAGGGTGTAAGGTCGTCATCTATGGCAACACGTGTATTTAGTAAAATAAATTTAAAATCATTGGCATAATATGCTTGCGCAACGAAGGGTAGTGTGACAGCTCATCCACCTCCCCGTTTTCTACCATCTCGTTTACAATTTTATTAAACATCAGGTTTACCTTGTGTTCAACTTAAATCCGAAATTAGTTGCCACAAAAACATCGCTGTGGTATAATGGTAGCGACCGAGTAATTTGCACCATAGGGCTCATTGGTAATATTAACATGCACAAACCAATAGATATCGGCACGTTTTGGCCGTTTACGAAATATGGAATAAATAATGTTTGAGTCGATTTGATTTTTATTGTCCGGGTCATACTTAAATACACCAAATTGGTAGCCTCTTTGGGAATGCTATCATCATTCATCAGGTCTTTAAGGGTTGTATATAATCTTCAATGCTGACGAAATCCGTATGCTTTTAGAAGTTTACGTGCCTCGTAAAATATCCACATTACGATAAATAATCCAATTAAAATAAAAATGTAAACCACCCACCGTGAGAGAATTTATCAAGATTGGAAATGAAAAAGAAAACTCAATAAACCCAATAAAAAGTGCAAAGCTGAGCAGGGCAATGCGGTTAATCTTTTAATAACAAACAGGCTTATAAGCAAAGAGGTGGTCATAATCATATCAATGGTTATTGCAAAGTATAAGCGGCTTCCATGGTAGAGGCTTTTGAAAAATTAGCACCACCGTAACACAACCGCCAACAACACCCAGTTTATAAATGGAATATAAATTTGCCCACGCTGCATGGTTGGATAATTAACTTTCAGATTAGGCAATAATCGTAGTTTCTTGGCCTCGTTAACCAAGGTAAAGCAGCCGGTAATTGTGCCTGTGAGGCAATGATGGTAGCAAAGTGTTAGTACACACCAAATGGTAAAACCATTTGGGCATGATATCATAAAATGGTACACCTACAGCACAATCTTGATCAATGCAATTGGAGAAGATAGGCCCTTACCAAAATAGTTCAATAGCAGGGCAATCAATACACTTTGACCATGCAAGACGAATAGTTGTGTTTGCCGCAATGACCGGGTCGGAGTAAAGTGCCTCGGCACCAGTAGTATAAAAAATACAGCTCCCAAAATCCAGAAACCTGAGGGGTACTCAAAGTAAATGTATAGCCCAATAGGGTTTAACGCGGTAAGCACTTCGGTGTTCTTTACTATTTGCATTACGCCCAATGTGCCAATCATGATAAACCACAAGGTCATGATGGGTCCAAAAAAATTGCCCAACTACTTTAGTACCAAAATTGCTGAAATAGGAATAGAATAATCAATATAACGATAACGATGGGCACTACCGATACGATGTCAGGGTTTATGATGCGCAAGCCTTCGACAGCCGAACATATAGAAATGGGCGGTGTAATAAATCCATCAGCAATTAAGGTCGCACAACCTATAATAGCAGGAAATATTACCCATTTGATTTTAAATCTACGTAGCAAAGCATAAAGCGCAAATATTCCACCCTCTCCTTTATTATCATTATTAAGGGTAAGAAACATACTTGAATGTGGTAATGCTAATGAGGGGTCAAAAGACGCATGAAAGCCCGCCTAATACTAGTTCGGCTTAGTTCGCGACCGGCAAGTATTGCAGACATTACATAAATGGGTGAAGTTCCAATGTCTCCGAAAATAATGCCTAAGGTAATAAGCACTCCGGCTGCGGTTAACTTGTTTGTACTGAATGACGACATGCCAGAAGGTGCTATTTATCGAATATTAATATTAAAAAGTAATTCTATCTATACAAGGCGGCAAATGTATATGGTATTCATCGAGAATGTTGCTGTAATATTTTACGTTGGCCAAAACTAATGAACACTAAAAGGCGCAAATGGTTAGCATTTGCGCCCTTATAAATAAGACTTGTAGGTGGTAATCTGAAACCTTAACTATCATTTTCATCTTTAGTTGGGCGGTCATATGGGGCAGTTTGCACCATAGCTATTTTGTCCTAATACTTCCAGACCTTCAATAACTTCTCCATATACCGTGTATTCTGATCAAGGAATGCTGTGCCTCCTAAAGTTTTGTAAGCTTGTTTTTGTTCTTCAGTATATTTAATGCCTTTTTATGCTCCATCATGCCAATTTCTGCATCGGTCATCGTTTTGCCTTGTACAATATAAAATTGACAGCCACTCAAGCTTTCTCGGGATTATTTGTGCGTGCTGCATAACGCGCCTTTTTATGTATCAGATTTTTGCTAAACTCTGCAGGAATAGTGTAACCAACATCGCCACTGCCAAGCATATCGCTTGGTCCTGCTGTTTTACCTTCTTAGGTCACCACCTTGAATCACAAAATCCTTTAATTACGCGATGAAACAAGGTTCCATCGTAAATCCTTCCTTGGCAAGTTATAAAAAATT
This window contains:
- a CDS encoding KUP/HAK/KT family potassium transporter → MISCPNGFTIWCVLTLCYHHCLTGTITGCFTLVNEAKKLRLLPNLKVNYPTMQRGQIYIPFINWVLLAVVLRWC
- a CDS encoding KUP/HAK/KT family potassium transporter, which produces MFLTLNNDNKGEGGIFALYALLRRFKIKWVIFPAIIGCATLIADGFITPPISICSAVEGLRIINPDIVSVVPIVIVILIILFLFQQFWY
- a CDS encoding KUP/HAK/KT family potassium transporter, encoding MTLWFIMIGTLGVMQIVKNTEVLTALNPIGLYIYFEYPSGFWILGAVFFILLVPRHFTPTRSLRQTQLFVLHGQSVLIALLLNYFGKGLSSPIALIKIVL
- a CDS encoding KUP/HAK/KT family potassium transporter, coding for MSSFSTNKLTAAGVLITLGIIFGDIGTSPIYVMSAILAGRELSRTSIRRAFMRLLTPH